From Triticum aestivum cultivar Chinese Spring chromosome 4A, IWGSC CS RefSeq v2.1, whole genome shotgun sequence, a single genomic window includes:
- the LOC123083105 gene encoding NDR1/HIN1-like protein 13 yields the protein MAERALPPPVPEQASAALAQLRAPPHETYVVKVQKDQIYRVPPPENAYLAERYRAERAGGGKSGGGSACSTPLLLTLALAAAAVLLLGASVWLSVVVMRPAPPSFSVNRLSVRNASAQRHAEVDYDFFLTAVNPNKVTALWYKDGGAARLLHRGTALAKAADVGTPEDGGVDAKDFSVLLRGGGGHATPKAVEKALGGSKKEAVALELAVEFPVQVHVGALAFAAKRLAVACEMRTAGLGKHVHISSQKCRSSFGK from the coding sequence ATGGCGGAGAGGGCGCTCCCGCCGCCCGTGCCCGAGCaggcctccgccgccctcgcccagctcaGGGCCCCGCCGCACGAGACGTACGTCGTCAAGGTCCAGAAGGACCAGATATACCGCGTGCCGCCTCCCGAGAACGCCTACCTCGCCGAGCGGTACCGCGCGGAGCGCGCCGGCGGCGGCAAGAGCGGCGGCGGCTCCGCGTGCTCCACGCCCCTCCTGCTCACGCTCGCCCTGGCGGCCGCCGCGGTGCTGCTCCTGGGCGCCAGCGTCTGGCTCTCCGTCGTGGTGATGCGGCCGGCCCCGCCGAGCTTCTCCGTGAACAGGCTCTCCGTGCGCAACGCGTCGGCGCAGCGCCACGCGGAGGTGGACTACGACTTCTTCCTCACGGCGGTCAACCCCAACAAGGTGACCGCGCTGTGGTACAAGGACGGGGGCGCGGCCAGGCTGCTGCACCGGGGCACGGCCCTGGCCAAGGCCGCGGACGTGGGCACGCCAGAGGACGGCGGCGTGGACGCCAAGGACTTCAGCGTgctgctgcgcggcggcggcggccacgcgACACCCAAGGCGGTGGAGAAGGCGCTCGGGGGGTCCAAGAAGGAGGCCGTGGCGCTGGAGCTCGCCGTGGAGTTCCCCGTGCAGGTGCACGTGGGCGCGCTCGCGTTCGCGGCCAAGAGGCTGGCCGTGGCGTGCGAGATGAGAACGGCGGGGCTAGGGAAGCACGTGCACATTTCGTCGCAGAAGTGCAGGAGCAGCTTCGGGAAGTGA